In Anaerolineales bacterium, the sequence CAGGGCCAGCTGCAGGGCATTGCAGCCGTGATCGACAAGGATTTCGCCTCCAGCCTGCTGGCGCGTGAGATCGGCGCTGAGCTACTGCTGATCTCCACCGCCGTGGAAAAAGTGGCGATCCACTTCAACACACCGCAGCAAAAGGACCTGGACCGCATCAGCGTGGCCGAAGCGGAGCAGTATATAGAAGAAGGCCACTTCGCCAAGGGCAGTATGCTGCCCAAAGTGCAGGCGGTCATCCGCTTTTTGAAGGGCGGTGGCCAACAAGCGCTGATCACCGACCCGGCCAACATCCGCCAGGCTTTGGCCGGGGAAACCGGCACTTGGATCGTGCCGTAGGCGGCGCGAACACGGCGAATGCGGTTTAATGTCGGCGAGGGATCGTGAGCAAAGCACCTGTGTTTTCGATTGTGGCGCCCGTGTGGAACGAGGCTGCCAGCCTGCCGGAGTTTATTAGCCGCGTCAGCGAAGTGATGCAGGCCCAGGGCGAAAGCTGGGAACTGCTGCTGGTGGACGACGGCTCGACGGATGGTTCGGCGGACCTTATCACCCAAGCAGCCAAAAAAGACAGCCGCATTCGCCCAGTGCTGTTTGCCCGCAACTTCGGCCACCAGATCGCGGTGACCGCCGGCATGGACTACGCCCGCGGCGAGGCAGTAGTGCTGATCGACGCCGACCTGCAGGACCCGCCGGAAATCATTCCGGAACTGATCGCCAAATGGCGCCAAGGTTACGAAGTGGTGTATGCCCAGCGCCGCCGCCGTGAAGGCGAAAGCTTCTTCAAGCGCTTCACCGCCTCATTCTTCTACAGACTGATCAATCGCATCACCGCCATCGAAATCCCGCTGGATACCGGCGACTTCCGCCTGATGGACCGGCGGGTGGTGGATGTGCTCAACCAGATGCGCGAGCACCACCGCTTCCTGCGCGGCATGTCTGCCTGGGTCGGCTTCCGCCAGGTAGGGGTGCCTTACGACCGGGCGGCGCGCTTTGCCGGCCAGACGCATTACACCCTGGGCCGCATGATCCGCCTGGCGCTGACCGCCATCACTGGTTTCTCTTTCTTTCCACTGCAAGTGGCCACCTACCTGGGTTTTGTGACCGCCCTGCTGGCCATCCTGGCCATCCCGGTGGTGATCGCCGTGCGCCTGATGGGCAGCGCGGCCTTCTTCGGCCAGGCCACTACGCTGATCGCCGTACTGTTCTTCGGCGGCGTGCAGCTCATCTCGCTCGGCATCCTGGGCGAATACATCGGCCGCCTGTACGACGAGGTACGCGGCCGGCCGCTGTACATCGTGCGCCAGGGGCCGGACGATGCGGCTGCCAAACGCCCGACGGCGGCCAAGCCCCGCAAGAAAAACTAGCCACAACCCGAAGCCAGTACAATACACAGGCTCGCCTATCGGGCTTGTCTTATGTCCTCATTGCCGCAACCCAACGACCTGGTGCTGGTGGCGCTGTTGCCCCAGCCGCGTGATCTGGAGATCGCGCGCCTGCTGGGCTGGTACCGCATCCCGCTGCGCACCGCCCCGCGCGTGATCGCCGTGGACTGGCTGGCCTTTTACCAGCCGGCCAGCTTCCCGAAAGAGCAGCGCTGGCAGGTGCAGCATTGCGCCCAGGTGCAGGGCCATGAGCTGGTTACACGTGAACAGCTTTTCAAAGACGAAAGCGGCGGCCCCAAAGCAGGCCATGAATACTTCAAGATCGCCCTGGGACCGCTGCAAAGCCTGCCGCAGCCCATTCCCTCCGGGAAATGGAAGCGGCTGACCTTCCTGTACACCACAGGTGAACGCCTGCTGGCCGCCGAGGACCTGGGCCAGCTGGGCGTGCACGATGAAGAACGCCAGGTGCTCTTTCAGGCTTTGCGAGAGCGCGCCAAGCAGGAACAGCAGTATTCCACAGTGCGTCGCCCCGAATTTCCGCTTGACCCCGATCTGCTGGCCTACATCAGTTTGCAGGCTGGCGGCGCCGCCTATTTCAGGGAAGTTGAGCCCTGATGCTGCTTTTCACGCCCATTCTGATCCTGTTCCTGACCCTGGTCGCGCTGGGCCTGGGCAATCTGCAACGCGGCTTCCGCTCCAACTGGCTGCTGGTGTTGGGCGGGGCGGCGCTGGCCTGGCTTAGCCTGCTGTTTCTGCGTCTGCGGCTGCCGCTCGAAGTCAGCCTGCCTGCCTGGTGGGCCGGACGCAGCCTGGAGTTCCAAGCGCGGTTCGGCCTGGACAATGTCTCCTGGACCCTGGCCTTCCTGGTCACCAGCCTGCTGGTGACCGTCTTGCTGCTGCAAGTGGAGCACGCCATGCAAGCCCGCTGGAGCAGTTGGGCGCCCACGTTGGCGGCCGCCGTGGCTACCCTGCTGGCCTGTGTCAGCGGGGATGTTTTAACCCTGTTCCTGGCCTGGATCGTTCTGGATGTCGTCATTTTCGGCAGCCTGATGCTGCTGGCCAACGGGCCAGAAGAACGCCTGCAGCAGCTGGCGCGCATGCCCCAGCACCTTGCCGCGGCCGGTTTGCTGCTGGCCGCCTGGCTGCTGTCCTTTTATGGGGCTGCAGTACAAAGCCTGTTGGTGCTGCTGGCCGGCGGCTTGCGCCTGGGGTTGTGGCAGCCAGCGGTGGTCACCAAACCCCTGCCCGGCCTGCGCACAGAACAACAGACCCTGCTGTTCCATACGCCGCTGGCGGCAGGGCTGTCCGCCTTTGGCCTAGCACAGGGCGCTGCGCCGCCGCTGTTCCTGCTGCTGATCCTGCTGCCCAGCCTTTACGCCGCGCTGCAGTGGCTGCGCGGGGAGCAGCCGCAGTGGGCTTACTGGCAGCTGGCTGCCGGCGGGCTGGCCGCAGCCAGCGCAGCCCTGGGACAAGTGCAAGCCCTGCTGGCTTTTGCGGGCCTGCTCTTCCTGGGACCAGCTGTGCTGACCGCGGTACGCTCGGCAGGGCAGCTGCGCCTGCCGCTAGCGGTTGGCGGCGCCTTATTGCTTTGCGGCCTGCCCCTGACCGGCAGCCAGGGCGTGCTGGCGCTATTTGCGGGCGGCCAATTTTTCGGTTATGTCTTTTTACCGCTGCACGCCGCCCTGGTGGCCGGCTGGTTCTTGTTTGCCCTGCTGCGCGGCTCAGCCAGCGAGCCCAGCGAACCCTGGATGGTCGCCATCCAACGCGCCGGGCTAACCCTGCCGGCGATCGTGCTGATGGGCTTCGGCCCGGGACTGCTGCCGGGGCTGCAGGACGAAGCGGCGGCCTGGTGGCCGGCCGCTTTGGTGGCCGCCCTGGCCGCCGTCCTGGCGCTGCTGCGCCGGCAGATCACCTGGCGGCCTTCTGCCCAGGTACGCAGCCGCTATAAGCTGCTGGGCATGGCGCTGGGGCTGAACTGGGTAAGCGCCTTGGGCCGCCTGGCGCAGCGCGGCCTGGCCGGGCTGCTGGCCCTGACGGCCAGCCTGCTAGAAGGCCGCGCCGGAGTGTTGTGGGCGTTGGTGGTGCTCACTCTACTGGTCTCGCTGATCAGCAACCTGGGGATTGGCAGCTGATGAACGCATTTGTGCTGGGCTTCTCCCTGGCTTTGCTGGCCATCGTTTGTCTGGCGCAGTTGCTGACGCCTGACTGGCGCTGGCGCCTGGGCTACTTGAGCGCGATCTATTTGCTGGCTTTCGTGCTGATCACGGCTTCCTGGCCGCTGGAACTTGCCGCAGTCAAACTGGTGAGCGGCTGGATGGCGACGGCAGTGCTGGGCTTGACCCAGCTGAACAAGCCCGAAAGCGAAGAGAGCGATGCCGACGATTTTCCGCAAAGCCCGTTGTTCCTCAGCATGGCGGCCGGCCTGGTGATCGTGCTGGCCAGCGGCGCGGCGCCGGCCATGGTGGCCTGGGCGCGCCAGTTCGACGCCGGCGTGGTTTGGGGCGGCCTGTTCCTGATCGGCACGGGGCTGCTGCATGTAGGGCTGAGCAGCAATGTGTTCAATAACGGGCTGGGCTTGCTGATCCTGCTGGCGGGCTTCGAGGTGGTTTATGCCGGGGTGGAAACCTCGATCCTGGTGGCAGGCCTGCTGGCCTTGCTGACATTGGGCATCTCGCTGGTCAGCGCCTTCTTGATGCAGGCCGGCAGCGGGGAGCGGGTTTGATGAGTTCGCCGCTGCTGTGGATCCTAAGCCCTGCGCTGCTGGGCGTGGGCCTGTTGTTTTACCGCGGCAAATACCAGTGGCTGCCCACACTGATCGCCGGGATTGCCTGCCTGCTGTTGGCTTGGATCGCCTGGCAACTGCCTATCGGCGTGGTCATGCGCCTGGGCACGCTCAACCTGGAGATCTCGCCATCCTTGGTGGTGCTGGGGCGCAGCTTCACGCTGGGCAGCGCACATACGCCTTTATTGACTTTGCTCTACCTGTTCCAGGCCTTATGGCTCTTTGGC encodes:
- a CDS encoding glycosyltransferase family 2 protein, with the translated sequence MSKAPVFSIVAPVWNEAASLPEFISRVSEVMQAQGESWELLLVDDGSTDGSADLITQAAKKDSRIRPVLFARNFGHQIAVTAGMDYARGEAVVLIDADLQDPPEIIPELIAKWRQGYEVVYAQRRRREGESFFKRFTASFFYRLINRITAIEIPLDTGDFRLMDRRVVDVLNQMREHHRFLRGMSAWVGFRQVGVPYDRAARFAGQTHYTLGRMIRLALTAITGFSFFPLQVATYLGFVTALLAILAIPVVIAVRLMGSAAFFGQATTLIAVLFFGGVQLISLGILGEYIGRLYDEVRGRPLYIVRQGPDDAAAKRPTAAKPRKKN